One Pseudomonas muyukensis DNA segment encodes these proteins:
- a CDS encoding carbonic anhydrase → MPVKDPSKVVPAAPAESAEAAMKHIVDGFLRFHTEVFPEQQELFKKLATAQKPRAMFITCADSRIVPELITQSSPGDLFVTRNVGNVVPPYGQMNGGVSSAIEYAVLALGVHHIIICGHSDCGAMRAVLNPHSLDKMPTVAAWLRHAEVARTVIEDNCSCGSEHESMQLLTKENVIAQLHHLRTHPSVASRLAAGQLHIHGWIYDIETSQIEAYDAASDRFLPLTAGESIPSATPRGRY, encoded by the coding sequence ATGCCCGTCAAGGACCCCTCCAAGGTCGTCCCGGCTGCGCCCGCCGAAAGCGCCGAAGCCGCCATGAAGCATATCGTCGACGGCTTCCTGCGGTTTCACACCGAAGTCTTCCCCGAGCAGCAGGAGCTGTTCAAGAAGCTGGCCACCGCGCAGAAGCCGCGCGCCATGTTCATCACCTGCGCCGACTCGCGCATCGTCCCCGAGCTGATCACCCAGAGCTCGCCGGGCGACCTGTTCGTCACCCGTAACGTCGGCAACGTCGTACCGCCTTATGGGCAGATGAACGGTGGTGTATCGAGTGCCATCGAATACGCGGTACTGGCCCTGGGCGTGCACCACATCATCATTTGCGGCCACTCTGACTGCGGCGCCATGCGTGCGGTGCTCAACCCGCATTCGCTGGACAAGATGCCCACCGTTGCCGCCTGGCTGCGCCATGCCGAAGTCGCGCGCACGGTGATCGAGGACAACTGCTCCTGCGGCAGCGAGCACGAAAGCATGCAACTGCTGACCAAGGAAAACGTCATCGCCCAGCTGCATCACCTGCGCACCCACCCATCGGTGGCCTCGCGCCTGGCGGCCGGGCAGCTGCATATCCATGGCTGGATCTACGACATCGAAACCAGCCAGATCGAAGCCTACGATGCCGCCAGCGACCGCTTCCTGCCGCTGACGGCCGGCGAGTCGATCCCCTCCGCTACTCCGAGAGGCCGCTACTAA
- a CDS encoding PA0069 family radical SAM protein, giving the protein MIPPAPQRGRGTVHNPHNRFAPRLSVVEDDGWHQEVPSTQGTEVRVEAARTIISRNTSPDLPFDRAINPYRGCEHGCIYCYARPSHAYWDLSPGLDFETKLIAKTNAAEVLEQQLSKPGYACAPINLGSNTDPYQPIEREQQLTRRLLEVLLRYRHPVTIVTKGSLVLRDLDLLAELASQRLARVMISLTTLDDELKRTLEPRAAAPKARLRAIRVLREAGVPVGVLCSPMIPMINDSELEHLLEAAREAGAQSAAYMLLRLPLEVAPLFEQWLHDHYPQRATHVLSLIRQSRGGELYDSRFGARMRGEGVFAELLAQRFAKAARRLGFEAREQVRLDCSAFCPPGGQMALF; this is encoded by the coding sequence ATGATTCCGCCAGCACCGCAACGAGGCCGTGGCACGGTTCACAACCCGCACAACCGCTTCGCCCCACGCCTGTCGGTGGTGGAGGACGACGGCTGGCACCAGGAGGTTCCGTCCACCCAGGGCACCGAAGTGCGAGTGGAAGCGGCCAGGACCATCATCAGCCGCAACACCTCGCCCGACCTGCCTTTCGACCGCGCCATCAATCCCTACCGTGGCTGCGAGCATGGCTGCATCTACTGCTACGCCCGCCCCAGCCATGCCTATTGGGACCTCTCCCCTGGCCTGGACTTCGAGACCAAGCTGATCGCCAAGACCAACGCCGCCGAGGTGCTCGAGCAACAGCTGAGCAAGCCGGGCTATGCCTGTGCGCCGATCAACCTGGGTTCCAACACCGACCCTTACCAGCCCATCGAGCGCGAACAGCAACTGACCCGGCGCCTGCTGGAGGTGCTGCTGCGCTACCGCCACCCGGTGACCATCGTCACCAAGGGCTCGCTGGTGCTGCGCGACCTCGACCTGCTGGCCGAACTGGCCAGCCAACGCCTGGCGCGGGTGATGATCAGCCTGACTACCCTCGACGACGAACTCAAGCGCACCCTGGAGCCACGGGCAGCGGCGCCCAAGGCGCGACTGCGGGCGATCCGCGTGCTGCGTGAGGCCGGGGTGCCGGTGGGCGTGCTGTGTTCGCCGATGATCCCGATGATCAACGACAGCGAGCTGGAGCATCTGTTGGAGGCGGCCAGGGAGGCCGGGGCGCAGAGCGCGGCGTACATGCTGCTGCGCCTGCCGCTGGAGGTGGCGCCGCTATTCGAGCAGTGGTTGCACGATCATTACCCGCAACGCGCCACCCATGTACTGAGCCTGATTCGCCAAAGCCGTGGCGGCGAGCTGTACGACAGCCGGTTTGGGGCGCGGATGCGCGGTGAAGGCGTGTTTGCCGAACTGCTGGCGCAGCGCTTTGCCAAGGCTGCCAGGCGATTGGGCTTCGAAGCTCGCGAGCAGGTGAGGCTCGATTGCAGCGCCTTCTGCCCGCCAGGCGGCCAGATGGCGTTGTTTTGA
- a CDS encoding M3 family metallopeptidase, with product MSSVNPLLQPSATPVDYAAVTLANAREAFAHALTAHRDGIARIIAQQRELPTWDDLVLAIDELDAQLNAVLLAASPLAYQGDDWVRLLNESYGQLLSRFDEKLACAQLRDLYQQLAERMGMNLDAHERATLQWYRDAFVRHGAQLDEAGKGELAQINEKIQELAYMFGENMQLPGTHVSDPALLAGLPVKMREALAAQARLQGKSGWLIGTDVSSTQALLDQAAERSLREAVYRRHHQRGVSSDAQQDNGTHLLNLALQREKKARLLGFADYPALSLRAKSAGNPEQLRRFLNDLAARIKPLMIKRREALQAQAHQHGLGVLQPWDRRYVQTLERQARQLLTLDTFREFFPLPKVIDALVELVRKLFGLKLVADATPATMAVWHPSVRAFEVWLDQALVGYFYLDAEQYPGKQPDLVATRYVRNRRVDAEGRFHPAVVMAFSDVPQGSPALLDPTGLLKLFHEFGHAMHHLLVRTTNHVVSGVSNLGADGVEVFSKLFERWAWDADYLAGISAHQDDGRAIEREALQALLTSLRGVALEQTANDLALALFDLDLHATPSDGRSLRQRLDEARERCGFWPLEQYEHPAHAFEHLLSYYDAGYYAYVWSDVQAFDLFTRFQRNGLLDRASGAALQGALLDSGAARPLQEGMRAFLGREPNADAFLAWHGLS from the coding sequence ATGTCTTCCGTTAACCCCCTCCTGCAACCCAGCGCCACGCCTGTCGACTACGCCGCGGTGACCCTGGCCAACGCCCGCGAGGCGTTTGCCCATGCCCTCACGGCCCACCGCGATGGCATTGCCCGGATCATCGCGCAGCAACGTGAGCTGCCGACCTGGGATGACCTGGTCCTGGCGATAGATGAGCTGGATGCACAGCTCAATGCCGTGCTGCTGGCGGCGTCGCCCCTGGCCTACCAAGGCGACGATTGGGTGCGCCTGCTCAACGAATCCTACGGGCAGTTGCTCAGTCGATTCGACGAAAAACTGGCCTGTGCGCAATTGCGCGACCTGTACCAGCAACTGGCAGAGCGCATGGGCATGAACCTCGATGCCCATGAGCGTGCCACCTTGCAGTGGTACCGCGATGCCTTCGTCCGGCACGGCGCGCAGCTGGATGAGGCAGGCAAGGGGGAACTTGCGCAGATCAACGAAAAAATCCAGGAACTCGCCTACATGTTTGGCGAAAACATGCAGCTGCCAGGCACTCATGTCAGTGACCCTGCCTTGCTGGCGGGGCTGCCCGTGAAGATGCGCGAAGCCTTGGCGGCGCAGGCCAGGCTCCAAGGCAAGTCGGGTTGGCTGATTGGCACCGATGTCAGCTCGACCCAGGCGCTGCTCGATCAGGCCGCTGAGCGCAGCCTGCGCGAGGCGGTCTATCGTCGCCACCATCAGCGTGGCGTCAGCAGCGATGCGCAGCAGGACAATGGCACCCACCTGCTCAACCTGGCCCTGCAGCGTGAAAAGAAGGCGCGCTTGCTGGGCTTTGCCGACTACCCGGCGCTGAGCTTGCGCGCCAAGAGCGCCGGTAACCCGGAGCAGCTGCGGCGCTTCCTGAATGACCTGGCGGCGCGCATCAAACCGCTGATGATCAAGCGGCGCGAGGCATTGCAGGCGCAGGCACACCAGCATGGGCTAGGCGTCTTGCAACCTTGGGACCGGCGCTACGTGCAAACCCTCGAGCGCCAGGCCAGGCAGTTGCTCACCCTGGATACCTTCCGGGAGTTCTTCCCGTTGCCGAAAGTGATCGACGCCTTGGTCGAGCTGGTGCGCAAGCTGTTCGGGCTGAAGCTGGTCGCCGATGCAACGCCCGCCACAATGGCGGTATGGCATCCAAGCGTCAGGGCCTTCGAAGTGTGGCTCGACCAGGCGCTGGTCGGCTATTTTTACCTGGATGCCGAGCAATATCCCGGCAAGCAGCCCGACCTGGTGGCGACCCGCTACGTGCGCAACCGGCGGGTCGATGCGGAGGGCCGCTTCCACCCCGCAGTGGTGATGGCCTTCAGCGACGTCCCGCAGGGCAGCCCTGCCCTGCTCGACCCTACCGGCCTGCTCAAGCTGTTCCATGAGTTCGGCCATGCCATGCACCATCTGCTGGTGCGCACCACCAACCATGTGGTTTCCGGGGTGAGCAACCTGGGCGCGGACGGCGTCGAGGTCTTCAGCAAGCTGTTCGAGCGCTGGGCCTGGGATGCCGACTACCTGGCGGGGATCTCGGCGCACCAGGACGACGGTCGGGCAATCGAGCGCGAGGCGCTGCAAGCCTTGCTCACCAGCTTGCGCGGCGTGGCGCTCGAGCAGACCGCCAATGACCTGGCCCTGGCCTTGTTCGACCTTGACCTGCACGCCACGCCCAGTGACGGCAGAAGCCTGCGCCAGCGCCTGGACGAGGCGCGTGAGCGTTGCGGCTTCTGGCCGCTGGAGCAATATGAGCATCCGGCGCATGCCTTCGAGCATCTGCTGAGCTACTACGACGCCGGGTACTACGCCTATGTCTGGTCGGACGTGCAGGCTTTCGACCTGTTCACCCGGTTCCAGCGCAATGGCCTGCTGGATCGCGCCAGTGGTGCGGCCTTGCAAGGGGCGCTACTCGACAGCGGCGCTGCCCGCCCGCTGCAAGAAGGCATGCGCGCGTTCCTGGGCCGCGAGCCGAACGCTGATGCCTTCCTCGCCTGGCATGGCCTGAGCTGA
- a CDS encoding YheV family putative zinc ribbon protein, whose protein sequence is MSEVAVSKSKRRFIAGAVCPACSEMDKLMMWNEDGVPHRECVACGFTDTLNEQGLSVPSELGTRVNHLAPKAAPAKVQTVQFFPNPKLKKPAE, encoded by the coding sequence ATGAGCGAGGTAGCCGTGAGCAAGAGCAAGCGCCGCTTCATCGCCGGGGCGGTATGCCCGGCGTGCAGCGAGATGGACAAGCTGATGATGTGGAACGAGGACGGCGTGCCGCACCGCGAGTGCGTGGCCTGTGGGTTCACCGACACCCTCAACGAACAGGGGCTGTCGGTGCCTTCGGAGCTGGGCACGCGGGTCAACCACCTGGCGCCGAAGGCGGCGCCGGCCAAGGTGCAGACCGTGCAGTTCTTCCCCAATCCGAAGCTGAAGAAACCGGCCGAGTAA
- the prlC gene encoding oligopeptidase A, protein MSTNNPLLQSHDLPPFSAIRPEHVLPAIEQILADNRKAIAEILEQQGKNPTWAGLVLAMDELNDRLGAAWSPVSHLNAVCNSQALREAYEACLPALSAYSTELGQNRALFEAYQALAASPEAAGFDVAQKTILDHALRDFRLSGIDLPADQQQRYAEVQSKLSELGSRFSNQLLDATQAWTKHVTDEAALAGLTDSAKAQMAAAAQAKGLDGWLITLEFPSYYAVMTYASDRALREELYAAYCTRASDQGPNAGQFDNGPVMGEILDLRQELAKLLGYPNFAELSLATKMAESSDQVLSFLRDLAKRSKPFAAQDLEQLKAYAAEQGTAELASWDAGYFGEKLREQRYSVSQEALRAYFPIDKVLGGLFSIVQRLYGIEIAELKGFDSWHPDVRLFEIKENGQHVGRFFFDLYARANKRGGAWMDGARDRRRTAAGALQSPVANLVCNFTPAAPGKPALLTHDEVTTLFHEFGHGLHHLLTRIEHAGVSGINGVAWDAVELPSQFMENWCWEPEGLALISGHFETGAPLPQDLLDKMLAAKNFQSGMMMVRQLEFSLFDFELHATHGDGRGVLQVLEGVRDEVSVMRPPAYNRFPNSFAHIFAGGYAAGYYSYKWAEVLSADAFSRFEEEGVLNAETGRAFREAILARGGSREPMVLFVDFRGREPSIDALLRHSGLSEDAAA, encoded by the coding sequence GTGAGTACGAACAACCCGCTGCTGCAGTCCCATGATCTGCCGCCCTTCTCGGCCATTCGCCCCGAGCATGTGCTGCCGGCGATCGAGCAGATCCTCGCCGACAACCGCAAGGCTATCGCCGAGATCCTCGAACAGCAGGGCAAGAACCCGACCTGGGCCGGCCTGGTGCTGGCCATGGACGAACTGAACGACCGCCTGGGCGCCGCCTGGAGCCCGGTCAGCCACCTCAACGCGGTATGCAACAGCCAGGCGCTGCGCGAGGCCTATGAAGCGTGCCTGCCGGCCCTGAGCGCCTATTCCACCGAACTGGGGCAGAACCGTGCCCTGTTCGAAGCCTACCAGGCCCTGGCCGCCAGCCCCGAAGCCGCAGGCTTCGACGTGGCGCAGAAGACCATCCTCGATCACGCCCTGCGCGACTTCCGCCTGTCGGGTATCGACCTGCCGGCCGACCAGCAGCAGCGCTATGCCGAAGTGCAGAGCAAGCTCAGCGAACTGGGCAGCCGCTTCTCCAACCAGTTGCTCGACGCCACCCAGGCCTGGACCAAGCACGTCACCGATGAAGCCGCGCTGGCCGGGCTGACCGACTCGGCCAAGGCACAGATGGCCGCCGCCGCGCAGGCCAAGGGCCTCGATGGCTGGCTGATCACTCTGGAATTCCCCAGCTACTACGCGGTGATGACCTACGCCAGTGACCGCGCCCTGCGCGAAGAACTGTACGCCGCCTACTGCACCCGCGCCTCCGACCAGGGCCCGAACGCCGGCCAGTTCGACAACGGCCCGGTGATGGGAGAGATCCTCGACCTGCGCCAGGAGTTGGCCAAGCTGCTGGGCTACCCGAACTTCGCCGAGCTGAGCCTGGCCACCAAGATGGCCGAATCCAGCGACCAGGTGCTGAGCTTCCTGCGTGACCTGGCCAAGCGCTCCAAGCCGTTTGCCGCCCAGGACCTGGAGCAGCTCAAGGCCTATGCCGCCGAGCAGGGCACCGCCGAGCTGGCCAGCTGGGATGCCGGCTACTTCGGCGAGAAGCTGCGCGAGCAACGCTACAGCGTGTCGCAGGAAGCGCTGCGCGCCTACTTCCCGATCGACAAGGTGCTGGGCGGCCTGTTCAGCATCGTGCAGCGCCTGTACGGCATCGAGATCGCCGAGCTCAAGGGCTTCGACAGCTGGCATCCGGACGTGCGCCTGTTCGAGATCAAGGAAAACGGCCAGCATGTCGGGCGCTTCTTCTTCGACCTCTACGCCCGCGCCAACAAGCGCGGCGGCGCCTGGATGGATGGCGCCCGCGACCGGCGCCGCACCGCTGCCGGCGCGCTGCAGAGCCCGGTGGCCAACCTGGTGTGCAACTTCACCCCGGCCGCGCCTGGCAAGCCAGCGCTGCTGACCCACGACGAAGTCACCACCCTGTTCCACGAGTTCGGCCATGGCCTGCACCACCTGCTGACCCGCATCGAGCATGCCGGCGTGTCCGGTATCAACGGCGTGGCCTGGGACGCAGTGGAACTGCCGAGCCAGTTCATGGAGAACTGGTGCTGGGAGCCTGAAGGCCTGGCGCTGATCTCCGGCCACTTCGAGACCGGCGCGCCACTGCCCCAGGACCTGCTGGACAAGATGCTGGCGGCGAAGAACTTCCAGTCCGGCATGATGATGGTGCGCCAGCTGGAGTTCTCGCTGTTCGACTTCGAGCTGCACGCCACCCATGGCGATGGCCGCGGCGTGCTGCAAGTGCTCGAGGGCGTGCGCGACGAAGTCTCGGTGATGCGCCCGCCGGCCTACAACCGCTTCCCCAACAGCTTCGCGCACATCTTCGCCGGCGGTTACGCGGCGGGCTACTACAGCTACAAATGGGCCGAAGTGCTGTCAGCCGACGCCTTCTCGCGCTTCGAGGAAGAAGGCGTGCTCAATGCCGAAACCGGTCGCGCGTTCCGCGAGGCCATCCTGGCCCGTGGCGGCTCCCGCGAGCCGATGGTGCTGTTCGTCGACTTCCGTGGCCGTGAGCCTTCCATCGATGCATTGTTGCGCCACAGCGGCCTCAGCGAGGACGCGGCGGCATGA